A window from Sporichthyaceae bacterium encodes these proteins:
- a CDS encoding phosphoribosyl-ATP diphosphatase has product MLPKSFEDLFAELTSKAATGDPASGTVRALNAGVHSIGKKVVEEAAEVWMAAEYEGREKTAEEISQLLYHLQVLMLATGLSLQDVYAHL; this is encoded by the coding sequence ATCTTGCCCAAGAGCTTCGAGGACCTGTTCGCCGAGCTGACCAGCAAGGCGGCCACCGGCGACCCGGCGTCGGGAACCGTGCGGGCGCTGAACGCCGGCGTGCACTCGATCGGCAAGAAGGTGGTCGAGGAGGCCGCCGAGGTCTGGATGGCCGCCGAGTACGAGGGCCGGGAGAAGACCGCCGAGGAGATCTCCCAACTTCTGTATCACCTTCAGGTCCTGATGCTGGCGACCGGACTGAGCCTGCAGGACGTATACGCTCATCTGTAG
- the ribH gene encoding 6,7-dimethyl-8-ribityllumazine synthase yields the protein MSGGGAPAPKTIDGSRLRVAVVAAQWHAEVMGGLLAGAQRALVEASVAEPTVLRVPGTFELPVAARRLAASHDAVVALGVVVRGGTPHFEYVCQAATIGLTQVSVDTGVPVGFGVLTCDTDAQAYDRSGLPGAKEDKGYEATQAALLTALALRDYPR from the coding sequence ATGAGCGGGGGCGGAGCGCCGGCGCCGAAGACGATCGACGGCAGCCGACTGCGGGTCGCGGTGGTGGCCGCCCAGTGGCACGCCGAGGTGATGGGGGGACTGTTGGCCGGGGCGCAGCGGGCGCTGGTCGAGGCCTCGGTCGCCGAGCCGACGGTGCTTCGGGTGCCCGGCACGTTCGAACTTCCGGTGGCCGCGCGGCGGCTGGCCGCCAGTCACGACGCGGTGGTGGCACTCGGCGTGGTGGTGCGCGGTGGGACGCCGCACTTCGAGTATGTCTGCCAGGCCGCCACGATCGGGCTGACCCAGGTGTCGGTGGACACCGGCGTCCCCGTTGGGTTCGGCGTGCTGACCTGCGACACCGACGCGCAGGCTTACGACCGCAGCGGGTTGCCCGGCGCCAAGGAGGACAAGGGCTACGAGGCGACACAGGCCGCGCTGCTGACCGCCTTGGCCTTGCGCGACTACCCCCGGTAG
- a CDS encoding bifunctional 3,4-dihydroxy-2-butanone-4-phosphate synthase/GTP cyclohydrolase II, which translates to MSEPSAVPGEPHRSGYPGVIGPDSADEAARAERPKPSVVRPLRTVEFDTIERAVADIAAGKAVLVVDDEDRENEGDLVFAAAKATPELLAFMIRHTSGVVCVPMPATDLDRLDLPPMTVVNQDRKKTAYTVSVDARDGVSTGISAADRAHTIKVLVDSATEPWELTRPGHVFPLRAVEGGVLRRPGHTEASVDLAQLAGLTPAGVICEVVNEDGTMSRLPQLVEFAREHDLALISIEDLITYRRRLESRVVRLAVTRLPTVGGEFRAYAYADRTRDGLPVPEEDEHVALVKGEVHGGENILVRIHSECLTGDAFGSLRCDCGPQLRSALTRIEAEGQGIVVYLRGHEGRGIGLAHKLRAYELQDAGHDTVDANLHLGLPVDARDYGVGARILADLGVRSVRLITNNPGKCAGLEAYGMTVAARVPSYISPSPENEHYLRTKRERMGHALPTWDQCGESGDPYDGGGEWT; encoded by the coding sequence GTGAGCGAGCCGAGTGCTGTCCCGGGGGAGCCGCACCGTAGCGGCTACCCCGGCGTGATCGGCCCGGACTCCGCGGACGAGGCGGCCCGGGCCGAGCGCCCGAAGCCGTCGGTGGTGCGTCCGCTGCGCACCGTCGAGTTCGACACGATCGAACGGGCCGTCGCGGACATCGCCGCCGGCAAGGCCGTGCTGGTGGTCGACGACGAGGACCGCGAGAACGAGGGCGATCTGGTCTTCGCGGCCGCCAAAGCGACCCCGGAACTGCTGGCGTTCATGATCCGGCACACGTCCGGCGTGGTCTGTGTCCCGATGCCCGCCACGGACCTCGACCGGCTCGACCTGCCGCCGATGACCGTGGTCAACCAGGACCGCAAGAAGACCGCCTACACGGTGTCGGTCGACGCCCGCGACGGCGTCAGCACCGGGATCTCCGCGGCCGACCGGGCGCACACGATCAAGGTGCTGGTCGACTCGGCCACCGAGCCGTGGGAGCTGACCCGCCCGGGCCACGTGTTCCCGCTGCGGGCCGTCGAGGGCGGCGTGCTGCGCCGCCCGGGTCACACCGAGGCCTCCGTCGACCTGGCCCAGCTGGCCGGACTGACCCCGGCGGGCGTGATCTGCGAGGTCGTCAACGAGGACGGGACGATGTCCCGCCTCCCCCAACTGGTCGAGTTCGCCCGGGAGCACGACCTGGCCCTGATCTCGATCGAGGACCTGATCACCTACCGGCGCCGCCTGGAGTCGCGGGTCGTCCGCCTGGCGGTGACCCGACTGCCCACCGTCGGCGGGGAGTTCCGGGCCTACGCCTACGCCGACCGCACCCGCGACGGCCTGCCGGTGCCGGAGGAGGACGAGCACGTCGCGCTGGTCAAGGGCGAGGTGCACGGCGGCGAGAACATCCTGGTCCGGATCCACTCCGAGTGCCTGACCGGCGACGCGTTCGGCTCACTGCGCTGCGACTGCGGCCCGCAACTGCGTTCGGCGCTGACCCGGATCGAGGCCGAGGGCCAGGGGATCGTCGTCTACCTCCGGGGGCACGAGGGCCGCGGGATCGGGCTGGCCCACAAGTTGCGGGCCTACGAGTTGCAGGACGCCGGCCACGACACCGTCGACGCCAACCTGCACCTCGGCCTGCCGGTCGACGCCCGCGACTACGGGGTCGGGGCCCGGATCCTGGCCGACCTCGGGGTGCGCTCGGTACGACTGATCACCAACAACCCGGGCAAGTGCGCCGGGTTGGAGGCCTACGGGATGACCGTGGCCGCCCGAGTGCCGTCCTACATCTCCCCGAGCCCGGAGAACGAGCACTACCTGCGGACCAAGCGGGAACGGATGGGCCACGCCCTGCCGACCTGGGACCAGTGCGGTGAGTCCGGCGACCCCTACGACGGCGGCGGCGAATGGACCTGA
- a CDS encoding riboflavin synthase → MFTGIVEELGEVVGLEQLPDDAARLSIRAATVVGDAERGASIAVNGVCLTVVEHGPEGFTADVMRETLQRSSLAQIELGARVNLERAVTLSTRMGGHLVQGHVDGVGVVRSRNPHPHWAVVEIDAPPHLLRYVVEKGSITVDGVSLTVAGVSDRSFTVSLIPTTMELTTLGLREPGDAVNLEVDVLAKYVERLLTPGTAQ, encoded by the coding sequence ATGTTCACCGGGATCGTCGAGGAACTCGGCGAGGTGGTCGGGCTGGAGCAGTTGCCCGACGACGCGGCCCGGTTGTCGATCCGGGCTGCCACGGTCGTCGGCGACGCCGAGCGCGGGGCCTCGATCGCGGTCAACGGCGTGTGCCTGACCGTCGTCGAGCACGGCCCGGAGGGCTTCACCGCCGACGTCATGCGCGAGACCCTGCAGCGGTCGTCGCTGGCGCAGATCGAGTTGGGCGCCCGGGTGAACCTGGAGCGGGCTGTCACCCTGTCCACGCGGATGGGTGGGCACCTGGTGCAGGGCCACGTCGACGGGGTCGGCGTGGTCCGGTCCCGGAATCCGCACCCGCACTGGGCCGTTGTCGAGATCGATGCGCCGCCGCATCTGCTGCGCTACGTCGTCGAGAAGGGTTCGATAACGGTGGACGGGGTGAGCCTGACCGTGGCCGGAGTATCCGACCGCTCCTTCACGGTGAGCCTGATCCCCACCACCATGGAGCTGACGACGTTGGGTCTGCGTGAGCCCGGCGACGCCGTGAACCTGGAGGTCGATGTGCTGGCCAAGTACGTCGAGCGACTGCTGACACCGGGGACGGCCCAGTGA
- the ribD gene encoding bifunctional diaminohydroxyphosphoribosylaminopyrimidine deaminase/5-amino-6-(5-phosphoribosylamino)uracil reductase RibD, giving the protein MANQAELAAMRRALELAARGIGATSPNPVVGAVLLDAAGAVVGEGYHRQAGGPHAEVEALAVAGARARGATCVLTLEPCNHTGRTGPCVQALLAAGVARVVYAVPDPNPTAAGGAATLQGAGVQTEAGVLAAEAELVNEAWLTSARLGRPFVTWKYAASLDGRTAAVDGSSRWITSSEARADAHRLRAQSDAVLVGSGTVLADDPQLAVRKAQVTLRQPLRVVLDARVRTPAAARVLDDAAPTLVLVAQALEAGAAADGLRAAGAEVLGVPAGPAGTGLDLPAVLAVLHAKGVVSALLEGGAHLAGSFLRAGLIDRVIGYVAPVLIGGDGLPTLAGAGAPDIDSAPRLRLDHTVQIGSDVRLTARPIRGARE; this is encoded by the coding sequence ATGGCCAATCAGGCGGAGCTTGCGGCGATGCGCCGGGCGCTCGAGCTTGCCGCCCGGGGCATCGGCGCCACCAGCCCGAATCCGGTCGTCGGCGCCGTGCTGCTGGACGCCGCCGGGGCAGTGGTCGGCGAGGGCTACCACCGCCAGGCCGGTGGGCCGCATGCCGAGGTCGAGGCGCTCGCGGTGGCCGGCGCCCGGGCCCGTGGGGCGACCTGCGTGCTGACCCTGGAGCCGTGCAACCACACCGGGCGCACCGGCCCGTGCGTGCAGGCCCTGCTGGCGGCCGGGGTGGCCCGGGTCGTCTACGCCGTACCCGATCCGAACCCGACGGCCGCGGGTGGCGCCGCGACCCTGCAAGGCGCCGGGGTCCAGACCGAGGCCGGGGTGCTCGCGGCCGAGGCCGAACTGGTCAACGAGGCCTGGCTGACCAGCGCGCGGCTGGGCCGGCCGTTCGTCACGTGGAAGTACGCGGCCAGCCTGGACGGCCGGACGGCGGCCGTCGACGGCAGCAGCCGATGGATCACCTCCAGCGAGGCCCGGGCTGATGCCCACCGGCTGCGCGCGCAGTCCGACGCGGTACTGGTCGGGTCTGGCACGGTGCTGGCCGACGACCCGCAATTGGCCGTCCGGAAAGCACAAGTGACCCTCCGTCAGCCGTTACGGGTGGTGCTCGATGCCCGGGTCCGGACCCCGGCCGCCGCCCGGGTGCTCGACGACGCCGCGCCCACCCTGGTGCTGGTGGCACAAGCCCTGGAGGCCGGCGCGGCGGCCGACGGACTGCGCGCCGCCGGTGCCGAGGTTCTCGGGGTGCCCGCCGGGCCCGCAGGGACCGGCCTGGACCTGCCTGCCGTGCTCGCGGTCCTGCACGCGAAGGGAGTCGTGTCGGCGCTGCTGGAGGGCGGTGCGCACCTGGCCGGCAGCTTCCTGCGGGCCGGCCTGATCGACCGGGTGATCGGCTACGTGGCGCCGGTGCTGATCGGCGGCGACGGTCTTCCGACGCTGGCCGGGGCGGGTGCGCCGGACATCGATTCGGCGCCGCGGCTGCGTCTGGACCACACTGTGCAGATCGGGTCGGACGTCCGGCTGACGGCCAGGCCGATCCGCGGCGCGAGGGAGTGA
- the rpe gene encoding ribulose-phosphate 3-epimerase translates to MQISPSILSADFARLAQECERVAGHADWLHVDVMDNHFVPNLTLGLPIVEALLKTVSTPVDCHLMIADPDRWAPAYAEAGAGSVTFHVEAAHAPSRLARTIRRAGARAGCALKPATPLESCTEFLDELDMLLLMTVEPGFGGQEFLDFVVPKIRRARQLIDGRDLALWLQVDGGVGPATIERCAQAGADVFVAGSAVYNAEDPVAAIARLRAAAEAAAAPR, encoded by the coding sequence ATGCAGATCTCTCCGAGCATCCTGTCGGCGGATTTCGCCCGCCTGGCGCAGGAGTGCGAACGGGTCGCCGGGCACGCGGACTGGCTGCACGTCGATGTGATGGACAATCACTTCGTCCCCAACCTGACCTTGGGCCTGCCGATCGTCGAGGCGTTGTTGAAGACGGTGTCCACGCCGGTCGACTGCCACCTGATGATCGCCGACCCGGATCGCTGGGCCCCGGCCTACGCCGAGGCCGGCGCCGGCAGCGTCACCTTCCACGTCGAGGCCGCGCACGCGCCGTCGCGGCTGGCCCGCACGATCCGCCGGGCCGGGGCGCGAGCCGGTTGCGCGTTGAAGCCGGCCACGCCGTTGGAGTCCTGCACAGAGTTCCTGGACGAGCTGGACATGCTCCTGCTGATGACCGTCGAGCCGGGCTTCGGCGGGCAGGAGTTCCTGGACTTCGTCGTGCCGAAGATCCGTCGGGCCCGGCAGTTGATCGACGGCCGGGACCTGGCGCTGTGGCTGCAGGTCGACGGCGGGGTTGGCCCGGCGACGATCGAGCGTTGCGCGCAGGCCGGCGCGGACGTGTTCGTGGCCGGCTCGGCCGTCTACAACGCCGAGGACCCGGTGGCGGCGATCGCCCGGCTTCGCGCCGCCGCCGAGGCGGCCGCCGCGCCCCGTTGA
- a CDS encoding APC family permease, protein MSKLRQIPKRLFLGAPVRSERLGHAVLPKRVALPVFASDALSSVAYAPQEIFIVLSLAGVSFYHYSAWIAGAVVLMMTTVVASYRQNVHAYPSGGGDYEVATTNLGVNAGIVVASALIVDYVLTVAVSIAAGVDNLGSAIPFVVDHKVSVSLLLVLVLTMMNLRGIREAGMAFAIPTYAFMVGVIVLVGVGLFRAVVLRQDLRAPTAHYSVVPTQTHLAGFALVFLILRAFSSGCAALTGVEAISNGVPAFKPPKSKNAATTLTLMGSIAVTMFAGLVALGLMTHVRIAESPATDLLIDGKPAGPTYTQDPIIAQVAAAVFGKDSAPFIYLAAVTALILILAANTAFNGFPVLASILSRDELAPRQLHRRGDRLAFSNGIAVLAILAGFLIYVFNADVTKLIQLYIIGVFVSFTLSQTGMVRHWTRLLRTETDPKARRAMFRSRIINATGLTLSALVLVIVLITKFTHGAYLVCIAMPILFALMRSIKRHYTKVKAELQPPPDAMTLPSNIHGVVLVSKLHTPTLKALAFARATRPSTLTALTVNNRPEATAALLEEWAVRGVPIPLTVLDSPYRDLTGPVLEYIRDIRKSSPRDVVCVFVPEYVVGRWWEQILHNQSAFRLKARLLYEPGVMVTNVPWQLRSARRDAPPAPAAVDTAPGKVGG, encoded by the coding sequence GTGTCCAAGCTGCGGCAGATCCCCAAGCGCTTGTTCCTGGGCGCCCCGGTGCGCTCGGAGCGGCTGGGTCACGCCGTGCTGCCCAAGCGGGTGGCGCTGCCCGTGTTCGCCTCGGACGCGCTCTCCTCGGTCGCCTACGCGCCGCAGGAGATCTTCATCGTGCTCTCGCTGGCGGGCGTCAGCTTCTACCACTACAGCGCGTGGATCGCCGGCGCGGTCGTGCTGATGATGACCACGGTCGTCGCGTCGTACCGGCAGAACGTGCACGCGTACCCGAGCGGCGGCGGCGACTACGAGGTCGCCACCACGAACCTCGGCGTCAACGCCGGGATAGTGGTGGCCAGCGCCCTGATCGTCGACTATGTGCTGACCGTTGCGGTGTCGATCGCGGCCGGCGTGGACAACCTGGGCTCGGCGATCCCGTTCGTGGTCGACCACAAGGTGTCGGTCTCGCTGCTGCTGGTCCTCGTGCTGACGATGATGAACCTGCGCGGCATCCGCGAGGCCGGTATGGCGTTCGCGATCCCGACCTACGCGTTCATGGTCGGCGTGATCGTGCTGGTGGGCGTCGGGCTGTTCCGGGCGGTCGTGCTGCGCCAGGACCTGCGCGCGCCGACGGCGCATTACTCGGTGGTGCCGACCCAGACCCACCTGGCCGGGTTCGCGCTGGTCTTCCTGATCCTGCGGGCGTTCTCCTCCGGTTGCGCCGCGCTGACCGGGGTGGAGGCGATCAGCAACGGCGTGCCCGCGTTCAAGCCGCCCAAGTCGAAGAACGCTGCGACCACGCTGACGTTGATGGGCTCGATCGCGGTGACGATGTTCGCCGGACTCGTCGCGCTCGGGCTGATGACCCACGTCCGCATCGCCGAGTCCCCGGCCACCGATCTGCTCATCGACGGCAAGCCCGCGGGGCCGACCTACACCCAGGACCCGATCATCGCCCAGGTCGCCGCTGCGGTGTTCGGCAAGGACTCCGCGCCGTTCATCTACCTGGCCGCGGTGACCGCGCTGATCCTGATCCTGGCCGCGAACACCGCGTTCAACGGCTTCCCGGTGCTGGCCTCGATCCTGTCCCGCGACGAACTGGCGCCCCGTCAGTTGCACCGCCGCGGCGACCGGTTGGCGTTCAGCAACGGCATCGCCGTGCTCGCGATCCTGGCCGGCTTCCTGATCTACGTCTTCAACGCCGACGTCACCAAACTGATCCAGCTCTACATCATCGGCGTGTTCGTCTCGTTCACCCTCAGCCAGACCGGGATGGTCCGGCACTGGACCAGGCTGCTGCGCACCGAGACCGATCCGAAGGCGCGGCGGGCGATGTTCCGCTCCCGGATCATCAACGCCACCGGCCTGACCCTGTCGGCGCTGGTGCTGGTGATCGTGCTGATCACCAAGTTCACCCACGGCGCCTACCTGGTCTGCATCGCGATGCCGATCCTGTTCGCGTTGATGCGCAGCATCAAGCGGCACTACACGAAGGTGAAGGCCGAACTGCAGCCTCCACCGGACGCGATGACCCTGCCCAGCAACATCCACGGGGTCGTGCTGGTGTCCAAGCTGCACACCCCGACGCTGAAGGCGTTGGCCTTCGCCCGGGCGACCCGACCCAGCACGCTGACGGCGCTCACCGTGAACAACCGACCGGAGGCCACGGCGGCCCTGCTCGAGGAGTGGGCGGTCCGGGGAGTACCGATCCCGCTGACCGTGCTGGACTCGCCCTATCGAGACCTGACCGGCCCGGTGCTGGAGTACATCCGCGACATCCGCAAGTCCAGCCCACGCGACGTGGTGTGCGTGTTCGTGCCCGAGTACGTCGTCGGCCGATGGTGGGAGCAGATCCTGCACAACCAGAGCGCGTTCCGGCTGAAGGCGCGGTTGCTGTACGAACCCGGTGTGATGGTCACCAACGTCCCGTGGCAGCTGCGTTCGGCGCGGCGCGACGCGCCGCCGGCGCCGGCGGCCGTCGACACGGCGCCCGGAAAGGTGGGCGGATAG
- a CDS encoding transcription antitermination factor NusB — protein sequence MSRGRRRPEVATDVVKPRNSDPARRTAFDLLRTVRERDAYANLALPRLITERGLSVRDAAFATELGYGALRSCGTYDAVIDACIDRAGDRVDPGVRDVLRLGAHQLLAMRTPPHAAVSASVDLCRATIGQSPAGFVNAVLRKVGAADLDGWTDRLAAASGPDPAARLAFRHGHPEWVVRAFADALDGDWNDTALALAADNLAPRVTLAARPGRCTQEELVAAGLTATTWSPHGAVLSAGAPGSLAVVRSGAAGVQDEGSQLVAAALAAAPLTGRDELWLDACAGPGGKAALLHGLATQRGAHLLAAELAPHRARLVAGALAGAGPAWVVTADATAPPWPDATFDRVLLDVPCSGLGALRRRPEARWRRQPADVGRLFDLQRVLLERALVAVRPGGLVGYVTCSPHRVETVGVVHAVRESAARSGRRTELLDACALLPELPNPGPAPFVQLWPHRHGTDAMFLALLRRES from the coding sequence GTGAGCAGAGGTCGCCGGCGTCCGGAGGTCGCCACCGACGTCGTCAAGCCGCGTAACTCCGACCCCGCCCGACGTACCGCATTCGACCTGCTGCGTACGGTGCGCGAGCGGGACGCCTACGCCAACCTCGCGCTGCCCCGCCTGATCACCGAACGGGGGCTGAGCGTTCGCGACGCCGCGTTCGCGACCGAGCTCGGTTACGGCGCGCTGCGCTCCTGCGGGACCTACGACGCGGTGATCGATGCCTGTATCGACCGGGCCGGCGACCGGGTCGACCCCGGGGTCCGCGACGTGTTGCGGCTGGGCGCCCACCAACTGCTGGCGATGCGTACCCCGCCGCACGCGGCGGTGTCGGCCTCGGTCGACCTGTGCCGTGCGACCATCGGCCAGTCCCCGGCCGGGTTCGTCAACGCGGTGCTGCGCAAGGTCGGCGCCGCCGACCTCGACGGCTGGACCGACCGACTTGCCGCCGCGAGCGGGCCGGACCCGGCGGCCCGGTTGGCCTTTCGGCACGGACATCCGGAGTGGGTCGTCCGGGCCTTCGCCGACGCGTTGGACGGCGACTGGAACGACACCGCCCTGGCGCTGGCCGCGGACAACCTCGCCCCTCGGGTGACGCTCGCGGCCCGGCCGGGCCGCTGCACCCAGGAGGAGTTGGTCGCGGCCGGGCTGACCGCCACCACTTGGTCCCCGCACGGGGCCGTGCTCTCGGCCGGGGCCCCAGGCAGCCTGGCGGTGGTCCGCAGCGGCGCGGCCGGGGTGCAGGACGAGGGCAGCCAACTGGTCGCCGCGGCACTGGCCGCCGCCCCGCTCACCGGCCGCGACGAGCTGTGGCTGGACGCCTGCGCCGGCCCCGGGGGCAAGGCCGCCCTGCTGCACGGGCTGGCGACGCAGCGTGGTGCCCACCTGCTGGCTGCCGAACTGGCCCCGCACCGCGCCCGCCTGGTCGCCGGTGCGCTGGCCGGTGCCGGGCCGGCCTGGGTGGTCACCGCCGATGCCACGGCTCCGCCCTGGCCCGACGCGACCTTCGACCGGGTGCTGCTCGACGTCCCGTGCTCCGGGCTGGGGGCGCTGCGCCGCCGCCCCGAGGCCCGCTGGCGGCGCCAACCCGCCGACGTCGGCCGCCTGTTCGACCTGCAGCGGGTGTTGCTCGAGCGGGCGCTGGTCGCCGTGCGCCCCGGCGGCCTGGTCGGCTACGTGACCTGCTCGCCGCACCGGGTCGAGACGGTCGGGGTGGTGCACGCGGTCCGCGAGAGCGCCGCCCGTAGCGGCCGGAGGACCGAACTGCTCGACGCCTGCGCACTGCTGCCCGAGCTCCCGAACCCCGGCCCGGCCCCGTTCGTGCAGCTGTGGCCGCACCGCCACGGGACCGACGCGATGTTCCTGGCGCTGCTGCGCCGCGAGAGCTGA
- the fmt gene encoding methionyl-tRNA formyltransferase, which yields MKLVFAGTPEVALPSLLTLLDSEHEVVAVLTRPDAPAGRGRVLTPSPVAEVALEQGLEVLRPAGPRDPDLLTRLIEIDPECCPVVAYGGLLPEPLLAIPKHGWVNLHFSLLPAWRGAAPVQRAVIAGDEVTGASTFRIVKELDAGPVFGVLTETIRPDDTSGALLDRLAEAGAGLLLGTLDGISTGEVIPVDQPTDGISLAPKLGVADAQVDWSASAMRIDRLIRGCTPAPGAWTTFREERLRLGPVKLCPGETGVAPGEMVVTRNAVRVGTATHVVELGEVTRQGKRPLPAGDWARGVRPEPGEVLT from the coding sequence GTGAAATTGGTTTTTGCCGGTACGCCCGAGGTCGCGCTGCCCTCGTTGCTCACCCTGCTCGACTCCGAGCACGAGGTCGTCGCGGTGCTCACCCGGCCCGACGCCCCGGCCGGTCGCGGGCGGGTGCTGACCCCCAGTCCGGTGGCCGAGGTCGCGCTCGAGCAAGGGCTCGAGGTGCTGCGCCCGGCCGGGCCGCGGGACCCCGACCTGCTCACCCGGCTGATCGAGATCGACCCGGAGTGCTGCCCGGTCGTGGCCTACGGCGGGCTGCTTCCGGAGCCGCTGTTGGCGATTCCCAAGCACGGCTGGGTGAACCTGCACTTCTCGTTGCTGCCCGCGTGGCGCGGCGCCGCCCCGGTGCAGCGCGCGGTGATCGCCGGCGACGAGGTCACCGGCGCCAGCACGTTCCGGATCGTCAAGGAACTCGACGCCGGTCCGGTCTTCGGCGTGCTCACCGAGACGATTCGACCGGACGACACCAGCGGGGCGCTGCTCGACCGGCTGGCCGAGGCCGGCGCCGGACTGCTGCTGGGCACCCTCGACGGCATCTCGACCGGCGAGGTGATCCCGGTCGATCAACCCACGGACGGGATCTCGCTGGCACCCAAGCTCGGCGTCGCCGACGCGCAGGTCGACTGGTCGGCCTCGGCGATGCGGATCGACCGGCTCATCCGCGGTTGCACCCCGGCACCCGGTGCCTGGACGACGTTCCGCGAGGAGCGCCTGCGGCTCGGGCCCGTCAAGTTGTGCCCGGGTGAGACCGGCGTGGCACCGGGGGAGATGGTCGTCACCCGCAACGCCGTGCGGGTCGGCACCGCGACGCATGTCGTCGAACTCGGCGAGGTCACCCGTCAGGGCAAGCGTCCGCTCCCGGCCGGTGACTGGGCGCGCGGCGTCCGACCGGAACCGGGCGAAGTACTCACGTGA
- the def gene encoding peptide deformylase produces the protein MAIQPIRLFGDPVLRTPAQPVTVFDQELRTLVADLTETMRDAPGAGLAAPQIGVGLRVFTWWVDGELGHLINPSLELSDEEDDGGEGCLSLPGLTFPTPRAARVVAKGQDMHGEPLTVVGSALLARCVQHETDHLDGILFIDRLDRETRKQALRAIREARWAGEAAPEIRVSPHATAGRAT, from the coding sequence GTGGCCATCCAGCCGATCCGGTTGTTCGGCGACCCGGTGCTGCGCACGCCCGCGCAACCGGTGACGGTGTTCGACCAGGAACTTCGCACCCTCGTCGCCGACCTGACCGAAACGATGCGCGACGCCCCCGGCGCGGGACTGGCTGCCCCGCAGATCGGCGTCGGCTTGCGGGTGTTCACCTGGTGGGTCGACGGCGAACTCGGGCACCTGATCAACCCGTCGCTGGAGCTGTCCGACGAGGAGGATGACGGCGGCGAGGGTTGCCTGTCGCTGCCCGGGCTGACGTTCCCCACCCCGCGCGCCGCCCGCGTGGTGGCCAAGGGCCAGGACATGCACGGCGAGCCGCTCACCGTCGTCGGCTCCGCGCTGCTGGCCCGCTGCGTCCAGCACGAGACCGACCACCTCGACGGGATCCTGTTCATCGATCGCCTCGACCGGGAGACCCGCAAGCAGGCCCTGCGGGCGATCCGCGAGGCCCGGTGGGCGGGGGAGGCCGCGCCCGAGATCCGCGTCTCGCCGCACGCCACGGCCGGTCGCGCCACGTGA